Part of the Phocoena sinus isolate mPhoSin1 chromosome 17, mPhoSin1.pri, whole genome shotgun sequence genome is shown below.
CAGTTTTGATGGCTTCCCAGGGTGTGGAGGACTGGAGACAAAACTCAGGGTCTTCACAAGGGAGGGACATCTGGTAGAAAATCCTAATCCGTAAAACTGGCACTCCAAAAGTCACCCTCCTCAGGGTAAAAGTGAAGTTACCTACCTCTAAATGAAACTTGACTGCATAAACAGAAATAGTGCTATGTGGCTAAGAAAAAGATAGAATGAAGACAAGCAGTAGCATGAAAGTCAGGTGGAAGATGGATGGAGTTAAACTGTTTTAAATTCCTTGTATAGTTCAGGAGAAAGGTAAAGCAAAAGTGGATCCGcgtgtaaaacaaaaacaattagaccctatttttgaaaagaagaatgtAATATTAGGAAAACAGAATTATGTTAGTGTGCTTGGGCTGCCGTAACAGAATACTATAGACTGGGCAGCTTaaccaacagaaatatattttcttacagttctggagactagaaatccaaaatcaaggtgccagtagggttggtttctggtgaggactctctttgggttgcagatggccaccttcttgctgtgtcctcacatgtctttcctctgtgtatggagagaaagagagatctcTGGTATCTCTTTCTATTCCTACAAGGATACCGGTCCTATTAGATTTGGGCCCCACCTTTATGAACTTgcttaaccttaattatctccctaaagaccctatctcaaagtatagtcacattgggggttagggctttaacatatgaattttggaagaaTACAGTTCAATTCATAAAAGACATGAaagtaagcattttttaaaaaagaaaataaagaacagtaAATTACAGGGATAAGAAAGCTGACCAATACCACAAATttcacaagagaaagaaaagtaatatatttttattattttaatactctTCTAtctaatttttttggctgtgtactCTGATTGGGTTTTGATTTGATAATGATTTTATGATATAATTtccacagagagaaaagaaaaattcaatctttttttctagcaTAGTTAATAGaaattagttttttgtttatttttaatttagagaaGTTTCAACTTCACAAAGTATTCATAATATTATAAGTATATTTTTTGATTGTTGTCACATTTGGGGACAACTCTACCAATGTCTTCAATAATGTGGTATAAGATCAGAGTatatcaagattttttttgatgaagtAACTAATTTTAAATACTGTTTGAATTGACAACACTTGTTTATTGTCAATGTGTCCTTTAGTGAATAGTGggagtcttttgttttctttactggtGTCAATAATGTCAAATCAGAAGAAATTAATAAGAATCTGTATAGATGTGATTGGGCAAGGTCATTTCATATCGGGAGAAACGCATAAGCAAAGGCGTGGTTTGGCAAAGACAAGGAATTCCTTTTGGATAGAGTATAATGTACAGATTAGattagcaaaatgagaaaaaatattggaaacaggTAGGTAAGTGGGAAATGGGAAATAACGTCAAACTAATAGTGCCAGCTGGATGAGGATAGACCATCATGCCTTAATATTAAGGAATCAAAGGCCTGTTGACAGCAAGATAGTGAAGTGTTAAGATCAGGCAAACTACTTGAGAATCCTAGATCTGTTACTTACTAATCATAATTATTCAAGCAAATCTTGTAAACATATCCCCCTAAGCCTAAACTGTTCTCAACTCAATTTCCCTTTAGCCAGATCCCCAAAATGACCACAGCTTGCTTCAGTGCACCTAGGGAAAATGTGAGAGAGGAAACGTAAGAGACAGGGAATTTTAGCAACTGCAATGAAAATACCTTTCcaacttttataaaatatatatgacaaagtGAACACATTGCCAGGGCTTTGCCAGGCTTGGAAGGAGTCTGGGCAAGTGTAGGTCCCTGAAATTTAAGCTTCACTACCTTCATGATCAATCTACCTGTGAGGTAAAAATACTGATTAACTTTAAACTTTGATATGTTTAATATGCATGTTGTGATTTCTAGGGAAGccatcaaagaataaaaacagcaTATCTCCGAAGGATGTGGGTTACTAGATTGAAAGGTTGATAAAAACGGCCCATACCATTATAACATTTCAGAGACGCAAAGGTGAAGATAAGATTCTAGAAGatttgagagaaaataaagatcatTTAAGGATAGGGAAATTGAATGGCTTTGAAATTCTTAACCATAACACTTGAGATTAGAATTTAATAGATCAATGACTTCAAAGTTTcaatggaaaacatttttaaactttgaattcTATTTCTGTTGAAACTGTGTATCAAACATGAAGGTAGAACAAAGACATTTTGAGACATACATGGTCTCAAAAGTTTAGCTTAGGTACAACTTTTCTCAGGAATGTCTGGAGAATGCTTGATCAAACCGTGAGAACGAAGCAAGAAGGAAATATTGGAACAGGAAACAGGAAGTCAGCACTGAAGAGAGGTGAAGGGAAGTTCTGGGAAGACAGGAAGCAAACCTTGACAGCAGCCACCTTTAAGCAGAAGGatcatattattaaaaaacaaaaaacaaacaaaaaaaccctaatagATGTATATAGGggagtttaattaattaatttgaagaATTTGCTGAGAAATACTGATAAGAGTCATGAAAAACTAAGCCAAGTAAGTAacaatgaaaagttttaaaagaaaggaaatatgatCAGAATGTAGTACTTGGCTGAGCAGTCAAAGAGGCTGTACTTATGTAGTCATAATAGGGTAAACACTGAGTATTGATTTTACCAAAAATTGTGATGTTACTCTTTTGggtagaaggagggagaggaaaatggaaggagggtgtgtatatatgtgtgcatgtgcaaAAATTTCCCCTTCCCACGTAGGAAATTAATAATCAGAGTCTAAAgtagataaattaagaaataacacagtatgtgttttatttagaaatatggcaATACATGTCAGAAGTAAAGGTAGAAGAGTTGATAGTAATTTTTTCTGAGGGTCATGGCTAAGAGGTGAGAAGGGGTAGAGCAGTCTACTGCTATTTTCTTATAAGTTCTTTAGCACTTACCAACTTTCAAAAACAATGTATATGTACTGGTTTGGTAGAAATTAAAACCAGTTATAAAAAAGATATCACAGGGAAATTTAGGGGAAAGTGAtgttttaattcaaatatttttgaattaaagaagaaagaaaagaagcccaACTAATTTTGCAGTTCAGAGTGGTATATGCTAAAACCAGGAGAGTTGACAAAGACACTTATAATCGTCTTCACTAGAGGATCTATCTTAAGTCTGCCTTCCTATCCTAATATATAGCCCTCCAGTGAGGCTAAATGGGAATGATGAGCATTCTCTATTTTACTCCAAATTATTTCCTTCTAATTCTCTATAtctttgctttcagttttataAGTCCCCAGCTTTGAgttcacatccttctactctaccatcttgagCTAATCTCAGTCTCCAGCTTTGAGAGTGGGGCTAATGACATGCCTTTCCAAAGTAGTAATGAACTTACTTTTCTGTTATTTGTTGGGGAAAAAATGGGATAAAGGTGCCAAGCCTACAGAAATTTGTAAGTTTTAGATCGTGTTTGTTCATTTGATCCATCATCTTAAAGATATGGGAAATTGAGCTGTTGATACCTCATACTTAcattaaattttctgtttaaacctctctcccttcctttcttcctgccctcTTCTCTCTCATGATGTCATTTCCTAGTGAATTAGGTATATGCCCAAGGTCAAAGCCAAAAAGACGGAAAAGCTAGGACTATAACTGTAGTCTCTTAGAGAACTTCCAGAGTATGCAGTTTCCATTGTACCAGTTGCTCAATAAAATTTGTCCAGTGAATTTATTCACAATCTTATAAAGCAGTCTGATGTAGTGGTTTAAGCACACCAACTTTGGAATCAGGCAAATTTCAGTTCAAATCTCATCTCTCTGAACTtggtggctgtgtgaccttgggtcaagaaatgtatatatattctctaaGCATTAATTCCCTCATATGTAATACAGGAATATTAATATCTATttcaaaggattaaatgagatgagtaTATAAAGTACCTGATGTGTTTATGGGTGTGTATATACAGATGAAGCATGTATGGCATATAGTAATTtaatattgctattattattcctataactgtatcttaaaaaattttttgttttgtagatgcAGCCATCATGGTCTCTTGCTGTGCTATTTCTTGGTCGACTGTTGATTATCAAGTAGCTTTAAGAAAATCCTTACCTGATAAAACCTCCTTAATGGACCCTGTCCTAAACTCGTATATCTCTTTACAAGTTTGTTTACATTATTATCTTGGATGTTGAGTGTTGTGCTTCTTTATTCTTAAATGTTAAGATTGCTTTATTcctgttgtttatttctttggttttaggTATATTGTGGGCATTTAAAGAACAAACTGATTTTTGTGCTTCCATAAGTATGGAATTCATGTACAGGATTGTTGTTGGATTCATTCttgtctttacattttttaatattaagggACAGAATACCAAATGTCCAATGTCTTGTTATTATGTTGCAAGGGTATTGGCCACATTGGGGATATTGATTGTGTTCTGGTCTTACCCACTCTCTGTTTTTAATTCAGACTATTTTATACCTGTCAGCATCACTATAGCTCTTACTCTTCTccttggaattatttttcttattgtttattaCGGGACTTTACACCCAAACAGAAGTGAAGAAACAAAACTGGATGAAGTTGATGGAAAACCAGTTCAAAGAGATTGTAGAATGAAGTATTTCCTAATGGAATAAGGTATTCACTTAAGagatatgttttcttattttttgtttcattggttagtaaagaaaaagtttgtgtatatgtgtgttatgTCTTATTTTTGCCTTACTCTAATTTGAGGGCAGTTCTAGTACATTAATTATGAATGTTAGAGAGTGTAATAATGTTCTTATTATCTAAGTTAATTTCTCACTTGGTTTTGAAGATCTTGGGTACTTAGATATATTTGCCTATGGCCTGGTAGAGTTGCCATCTTGAGCCTGAACTGAAAGAAATGGTCTCATTCCCATAATTAGAAGGCTGCAATTGAACTTCCCTCCAACTTTTCCCTCATTGTTTCTGAACTAAAACTGATGTACTCGTAGtggggaaataaaaggaagagaagagcagGATACTCATTcttctttcctctattttcttgatTCAGTGAATATATTTTGAGTTGGGGACAGATTGAgtagaggaaaagggaaaggagggaagaggaagaaaaaacagagaattgACCGTTTTAACccatcttaaccttttttttttttctttttttttttttgcggtacgcgtgcctcccGCTGCCGCGGCCCGTttggctgcggagcacaggctccggatgcgcaggctcagcggccatggctcacgggctcagccgctccgcggcacgtgggatcctcccagactggggcacgaacccatgtcccctgcatcggcaggcggactctcaaccactgcgccaccagggaaaccctccttctttttaaaggatggataatattccattgtatatatatatatgccacattttctttatttatccatcattgggttgcttccacctcttggcttttgtgaataatgctataatgaacatggatttgcaaatgtttctccAACAACCTGCATTCAACTCTtcgggatatatacccagaagtgggattggtggatcatatggttttcctatttttaatcctttgaggaatctccataccgtTTTAGTATAAtgtctgcaccattttacagtcccactaacagtgcacaaagatgacaatttctccacatcctcaccatcacttattttctgttgctgttttttgtttttgtggcgATAGTGgctatcctaatgggtatgaagtgatacctcattgtagttttgaattgcatttctctaattattagtgatattgagcaacttttcatatacctgttagccatttgtgtatcttccttgGGGAAGTGtctatatttgataaggggttaatatccagaatatagaaataactgcaactcaacaacaaaacaccCAAAAACTTGACTAAAAAATGGGGAAACCACTTGAAGTAACCAAATcatatttaaatagttttctgTATTATTCCTTCTAGTAAGAACTAAATTTTGGTCCTAGGAGTAATACGTAAACCAGTTGTGTTAGGTTGAACTCCTGGAAATAATGACACATTTTCCATCgaattatcctttctttttcagttctttaccctttcttttccttgggtCAGCTCTTAATGAGTGAGTCCCCAAACAATAGCCTTCTCTATCACCAAGATAAAAAAATGTCCATTTCTATATTTAGTCTTGTAACTTAATATAAAATTGCTATATAGCTTTTGGGGAGAAGGGTTCAACTACCAAAGCtattagaaaataataagtaTGTTAAACATTAACTCTGTGCCTAGCATTCTGTTAGGTACTGTTGTGGATACAAAACAAATGTAGAATAGAGTTATGTTCCTTGAGAAGGTTATGTACTGAGCATTTATAGAAACTGACTTTCTGAATGTTTactgttttcaattttgattttacagtaaatgaaacaaataaatactgAATAACAGAAGTGGTTATATTTATGTACCTACATAGAGTATATAAAACTCAATCAGATGTCCCCTGCACTACTCTTAGAGAAAGTTAGGCAATGTGGAAGAACCATTTATTCTTGCAGGAGTTAGAGAATCTAGAGTTTACTTTGGGCACATGATCTTGGTATGTGTGAACCACACTTACtgtatttctccctctctctgcatgttttagtgtgtatgtatacatgtgtatttgAGACAGTGAAGATGGGAAAAGTTAGGCTCATTTAGCAGCACTTGAGTCAGAACCTCTGAGTCATAAAAGACCAAAAGACTTTGAGTCATAAAATGAAAgtgctctttattccttcctaAAGATTTAGATGTCCATGTGTTATTTCCCTTCAGCCACGAGAaattcttttagcattttctGTTTAGGTTTGTTGAtgatgaattcttttttctttttcctttatctgaacatgtctttatttctccttcattcttacAGGattatttttgctggatatagggTTCTGGGTTGACAgtacttttttcctttaagcatttttaaaaatacatttatttattttatttatttttggctgtgttgggtctttgttgctgcacacaggctttctctggttgcagtgagtgggggctgctctttgttgtggtgtgcggacttctcattgcagtggcttctcttgctgtggagcacaggctctaggcaggcttcagtagttgtggcacgcaggctcagtagttgtggctcgcgggctctagagcgcaggctcagtagttgtggcacatgggattagttgctccgcagcgtgtgggatcttcccggaccagggctcaaacctctgtgtcccctgcgttggcaggtggattcttaaccactgtgccaccagggaagccccttttcctttaagcattttaaagataattcaaCTAATTTCTAGTATTCATTGTTTTTGTTGAGAAGTTAGTAATAATTCAAATCATTGTCGCTCGAtatgtaatttgttgtttttctctggctgtttTGACACTTTACCTTAGTTTTTGGTTTGCAGTAGTTTCACTACTATGTTTATGGGTATAGCTTGTATTTATCCTACTTGGGGTTGTCTGAGATTCTTGAAGCTGTACATTTTACCATGTTTAATGTTTCTGGTATTCTTCACATATTCTTTCTATCACTTTATCTCTCTTCTTGGACTTCACTAACACGTGGTAGACCTACTGATATTATCCCATAGACCCCgaaggctctgttcatttttttccaatttattttctcagtccttcaTATTAGatttgtcttcaagttcactgactttttcattcattcatttaatctgtTAAGCTCAtccaatgaatttttttaaaaaaattcagatatttttatgttctagaattttcatttggttcttttttatggcttctatttctctgctaaggttttatatttttccttattaagaGCATGTTTTCCTTTATATCTTTGATAATACTTATAATAGATGCTTAAAATCCCTGTGTGTTGATTCCAATATCTGGGTCATCTCAGGATTGGTCTCCATTAATCACCTTTTCTCTTGAGTATGGGTTACATTTTCCTGTTCCCTCTTATGTCCACTAATTTTGAATTGTGTCCTGGATGCTATGAGTGATGTACTTTAAATCCtcttgattgtttgttttttagaggagtattttttttttagcaggcATTTAACTTGAACTTTAAACTCTGAACTCTAAACAACCTTTATTTGTTTAACCTTCAGTGTACTACTTGGAGCCTACTCCTCATGTATATATAGTTCAAAGTCAGTCAGAGATTGGGGAAGAGTTAATATATGGAATGAGGCTGTCTCTGTGTTGGCTGTCTCCTTTCTAGGATTTTCACCATCACTTTTCAGTTGCTGTGATCACTCCATACTCTGTCCTCTGGGACTTTAAACCATTAAGACTGCAGCTTTTCTATCTGGGTTTGTGTACACAGTGTACTGACTGGGGTCTATCTTCACTCAGTGCCATTCCTTCTCCCCAATGTTGACTGCTTTCCAATGTCTGCCTGCTTTTTTGCTGTCAAGTGTTTTCAGGtagtttttttcatattttgtccaGAGTTTACCATGGTTGTTTGTGAGAGAGTTTAAACAGTGGGAGTTATACCCATCTTTTTTATTAATCAGTAACATTTTCAGCAATCTTTCTGTAATGTTTGTATTCTTTCTGTGATATTTGCTTAAAATGATGTGTAAATTCCTTTTGTTTAACATTTAATCCTCTCATATCCTTACTTATTTGACCCTCGCAAAAAACTGGGCaatatagttattattattatcactaccCTTTAGCTGGGAAAAGCAAGCCTCAAAGAATTTAGGTAACTTACCAAAGTTCACACAGATCAAATCTCATAACTTTTGACGTCAAGTCTAGTTTACTCTCATTCTGTTCTTTATCTGATAAATAGATGAACTGACCATCAGCAGCCTAGAGCTGTACTAaattaaacatgattttaaaactattattaaattacttatttgcccacaaaacaattttttaaaagtctggccCCAATATTTTTTGGCCTTAGTTCAGCATGGGGCTGAGGTTGTGTCACTGATAGTTTGAATAATTCAAGTAACAATGTATGTAGTGGGAAGTAGCAATTTATGTAATGGAAAAATGGGTAGAAAATAATATACACCTGCTAAAGAGTCTGAATATTAAATGCCCCATCCAAACCTGGCTTGAATATTCAttccattcagcaaacatttttccATTGATTTTATATCAAAGAAACAATGTAGTGGTTAAGCATACCAACATCGATCCTGGATCCTGGTCAGATGTTTTGGCTAGTTAGCCAGCTCTTAAAGTGAACTTTTAATATGGAATTAATTTACCTTTATTCATTTTATCCTATTTTCTATATCATTCAGTTATAGATTTATAGCACTTTTAAATCCCCCACCAACTAAGTGTCAGCTTTTTCTAGATTATTGCACACATATGAAGGGCCTAGGaataattatgaataattatGAGCAATAGTCTCATAAAAGAGCACTCATATGCACTGCcctagtcagggttctccagagaaacagaaccaataggatatatatggATGCCTGTAAGAGGGGATTTATTATAAGAAGTAGCTCATGTGGTTATGGAGGCTGAAAAGCCCCACCATCTGctctctgcaagctggagaaccatgAAAGCCTGTGGTGTAATTCtgtccaagtctgaaggcctcAGAATCATGGGGCTAATGATGTAAACAatgatctgactccaaaagcttGAGAACCTGGAGAACCAATGTCTGAGGACAAGCGAAGATAGATGTTGTAGTTTGAGCAGAGAGAGCGAATTTGCCCTTCTTCtggctttttgttctatttaggccctcaacagattggatgacaCCCACGCACACTGGGCCAGGCATTTGCTTTACTCAGTTCACCAAATCAAATGCTGATTTCTTCAAGAAACACCCTGACAGACACTCCCAGGAACAATGTTTTACCatctatctgggcatcccttagcccagtcaagttaacCCATAACATTAACCATTACATGCACCTATGTACTTCCACATTTACTTCAAATACAAATAGAATGCTTCCCTtagactagtggttctcaaatgttagTGTGCGTCCATTAAAACAGGTTACTGTGCACCGTCCACAGAGCTTCTTTTCAGTGGGTCTCAGGTGGGGCCTGAACTTCGTTATGTCTAGGAAGTTCCTGGATGTTGCTAAGGCTGCTGATCTGCCCATCCGGCTTTGAGAACTGTTGCTGACTTCTGAAGGCAACAGTTATATGTAACTGTTAATAACTAGTTCTAAAATAGCCACTAGGGGGCAATGGACCCACAGACAAATTGGATGTGCAGCTTAATAGGTTCCCTGCTTTATGCTATCAGTTACAGTATTGGCGCAAGCCATAAGAAAACCGAAGCCAAACATTAATTTCCTGTACAATATCTTGAGGCTCATTCTCAACTGTAATATAAATCAAAGCTTGTCTTTATGATTGCGGGGGTCATAGAAGTATAATGCAATTCTAGCTCTGGCTGATGCCTGTTTTGTGATCACAGTAAATTAAAAGTTGGACTTTTCTAAGTGGGCATTTGCATATATACCTAGTAGTTTTGGGGGTTAACATGAACAATTTGTGGTTTCCCAAAGAGACTACATTTTGATAATAGGTTTAGTTTGTTATGGAGATAATTCTATACTTAAGtggtatttattgttttaagacaTGCACTTTTTATTGTGTGAAAATGAGAcctaagtacttttaaaaaaatgttaaacctaGTATACACTAACCTCAATTCACAGAACATAAAGA
Proteins encoded:
- the XKR9 gene encoding LOW QUALITY PROTEIN: XK-related protein 9 (The sequence of the model RefSeq protein was modified relative to this genomic sequence to represent the inferred CDS: inserted 2 bases in 2 codons); translation: MKYTKLNFMMSVLGIIIYVTDLIVDIWVSVRFFYEGQYVFGILTVSFMLFGTLVVQCFSYSWFKDDLKESGQESQHCFLLLHCLQGGVFTRYWFALKKGYHVAFKYTSKTDNFVEEQIDPHKEVIDRVTDLSMLRLFETYLEGCPQLALQLYILPEHGQENFTQYAAIMVSCCAISWSTVDYQVALRKSLPDKXLLNGPCPKLVYLFTSLFTLLSWMLSVVLXLFLNVKIALFLLFISLVLGILWAFKEQTDFCASISMEFMYRIVVGFILVFTFFNIKGQNTKCPMSCYYVARVLATLGILIVFWSYPLSVFNSDYFIPVSITIALTLLLGIIFLIVYYGTLHPNRSEETKLDEVDGKPVQRDCRMKYFLME